A single genomic interval of Croceibacter atlanticus HTCC2559 harbors:
- a CDS encoding glycosyltransferase 87 family protein, whose product MNAFVKHHILTGFLTLSLLAMYATFAYDLNRADFPKLISLIVGLFFLSYALYKRARVYFWFLVGVAFTARLVFIGTLPGLSQDFYRFLWDARLLAQGINPYLQTVQSFIDQGLQPVAQSDALYKGMGALNAGHYTNYPPINQLFFLISGWLSPNSILGGAVILRLTIILADLGILYFGSKLLKSLKLPRHFIFWFILNPFVIIEFSGNLHFESVMLFFFMWALYLLHNKHWAWAAVLIGVSISVKLLPLLLLPLLLTYFNTKDLKEASFLHRIASINIKTLVCFYGIVILTTLVTFLPFLSIEFITNFLNTIGLWFQNFEFNASVYYIIRWIGFQTIGWNIIGTVGKILPIVVVLSILAIAIFKRIETTAQLLVAMLFSVSVYFLLSTTVHPWYVATPLLLSVFTRYRFAIVWSLLVMLSYSAYGEEFNENLWLVAVEYLVVIGMAVYEIWIVKHKRPLLT is encoded by the coding sequence ATGAATGCTTTTGTGAAGCACCACATACTTACTGGGTTTTTAACCTTAAGTCTCTTGGCAATGTATGCCACTTTTGCATATGATTTAAATAGAGCAGATTTTCCTAAATTAATATCCTTAATTGTAGGTCTTTTCTTTTTATCCTACGCTCTATATAAAAGAGCTCGTGTTTATTTCTGGTTTTTAGTTGGTGTTGCTTTTACAGCAAGACTGGTGTTTATTGGTACGTTGCCAGGTTTATCACAAGATTTTTACAGATTTTTATGGGATGCCAGGTTGCTAGCTCAAGGTATAAATCCCTATTTGCAAACTGTACAATCTTTTATAGATCAAGGTTTACAGCCAGTAGCACAGTCTGATGCTTTATATAAAGGTATGGGCGCTTTAAATGCAGGACACTACACAAATTATCCACCAATAAATCAACTGTTTTTTCTTATATCTGGTTGGTTATCACCAAACTCGATACTTGGCGGAGCTGTTATACTTCGCCTTACTATTATATTGGCAGACTTAGGTATTCTGTATTTTGGGAGTAAGCTATTAAAATCACTTAAATTACCAAGGCATTTTATTTTTTGGTTTATATTAAATCCATTTGTCATCATTGAGTTTTCTGGGAATTTACATTTTGAGAGTGTTATGCTCTTCTTTTTTATGTGGGCCTTATATTTATTGCATAACAAACATTGGGCTTGGGCTGCTGTGTTAATAGGCGTGTCTATTTCAGTTAAATTATTGCCGTTACTTTTGTTGCCTTTATTATTAACTTATTTTAATACTAAAGACCTTAAAGAGGCTTCGTTTCTACATCGAATAGCTTCAATAAACATTAAAACGTTAGTATGTTTTTACGGTATAGTAATACTAACCACACTCGTTACTTTTCTTCCGTTTTTATCAATAGAATTCATCACTAATTTTCTAAATACTATTGGACTTTGGTTTCAAAATTTCGAATTTAATGCTAGTGTATATTACATAATAAGATGGATTGGCTTTCAAACTATAGGTTGGAATATTATTGGTACAGTTGGAAAAATATTACCAATAGTAGTTGTTTTGAGCATTCTTGCTATTGCTATATTTAAGCGTATAGAAACCACAGCACAATTATTGGTTGCTATGTTATTTTCTGTAAGTGTTTACTTTTTACTTTCTACAACAGTGCATCCTTGGTATGTGGCAACGCCGTTGTTGCTGTCTGTATTTACAAGGTATAGATTTGCAATAGTTTGGTCTCTGTTAGTTATGCTAAGCTATAGTGCATATGGCGAAGAATTTAACGAAAACTTGTGGCTGGTAGCTGTTGAGTATTTGGTTGTTATAGGAATGGCAGTATATGAAATTTGGATAGTAAAACACAAGAGGCCTTTATTAACCTAA
- a CDS encoding polyprenyl synthetase family protein has translation MEDFEKRFRQSMSSQVALLNRITHYVVNRKGKQMRPMFVFLVAKMVSEGSVNDRTYRGAAVIELIHTATLVHDDIVDDSNRRRGFFSINALWKNKIAVLVGDYLLSKGLLLSIDNNDFDLLKIISVAVREMSEGELLQIEKARRLDITEDVYYDIIKKKTATLIAACCSLGAASVNPNSDDVTLMRLFGEKIGMAFQIKDDLFDYGNTAIGKPTGIDIKEQKMTLPLIYTLNTVSKEDKRWLINSVKNHNKDKARVNKVIEFVKENGGLEYAVMQMKQFQKEALALLEKFPPSPYKESLELMVNYVIERKK, from the coding sequence ATGGAAGACTTTGAAAAGCGTTTTCGCCAATCTATGTCTTCTCAAGTGGCACTCCTAAATCGCATAACCCATTATGTGGTTAATAGAAAAGGAAAGCAAATGCGCCCAATGTTTGTGTTTCTTGTGGCTAAGATGGTAAGTGAAGGTTCTGTAAACGATCGTACCTACCGTGGTGCGGCTGTTATTGAGCTTATACATACGGCCACATTGGTACATGATGATATTGTAGACGACTCTAATAGGCGTCGTGGTTTTTTCTCTATTAATGCGCTTTGGAAAAACAAAATTGCAGTTCTTGTAGGGGATTATCTGCTATCTAAAGGTTTATTATTATCTATTGACAACAATGATTTTGATTTACTTAAAATTATTTCGGTTGCAGTAAGAGAAATGAGTGAAGGTGAACTTTTACAAATTGAAAAAGCGCGCCGTTTAGACATAACTGAAGATGTATACTACGACATAATCAAGAAGAAAACGGCCACTTTAATTGCCGCTTGTTGTAGTTTGGGCGCTGCATCTGTTAACCCAAATTCTGATGATGTTACGCTTATGCGTTTATTTGGTGAGAAGATAGGTATGGCTTTTCAAATTAAAGACGATTTGTTTGATTATGGAAATACTGCTATTGGTAAACCTACCGGAATTGATATAAAAGAACAGAAAATGACACTGCCACTTATTTACACACTTAATACTGTAAGTAAAGAAGACAAACGTTGGTTAATTAACTCCGTTAAAAACCATAACAAGGACAAGGCTCGTGTAAATAAGGTTATTGAATTTGTAAAAGAAAATGGAGGCTTAGAGTATGCAGTTATGCAAATGAAACAGTTTCAAAAAGAAGCTTTAGCACTATTAGAAAAATTTCCGCCTTCACCTTATAAAGAAAGTTTAGAACTTATGGTAAATTACGTGATAGAGCGTAAAAAATAA
- a CDS encoding T9SS type A sorting domain-containing protein: MKKITLLAALLVAFYSNAQIETSFETGEGFTVGALNGQNGWANTTGADANFSISTDQATDGTQSLQLIPTNGQSNLVALGPTITSSADVVVFTVDAFIEAAPTGGENSDVQIITQSPSQELVTARVNFDFQGNVSVLDDDGTGTETLAFIPAGTFVRNAFFEFKIEHRFADNEILYYIDDSLIYTGEAFGATNVESAVFLFDNFESGAYFDNLTYAENPLAVEEFAALNFTQFVDSNNTLYMSSNEVLESVELYNVLGKQVKTVKLASQEAQVSLADLSSGIYLAKVTVNGQNKSFKLIKK, from the coding sequence ATGAAAAAAATTACTTTGTTAGCAGCTTTACTGGTTGCTTTCTATTCAAATGCGCAAATTGAAACCTCTTTTGAAACAGGAGAAGGATTCACTGTTGGTGCTCTAAATGGTCAAAATGGTTGGGCTAATACAACCGGTGCCGACGCAAATTTTTCAATCTCTACAGACCAAGCTACAGATGGAACACAATCTTTGCAATTAATTCCAACTAATGGTCAATCTAACTTAGTTGCATTAGGGCCAACAATTACATCTTCTGCAGATGTAGTAGTATTTACCGTTGATGCATTTATTGAAGCTGCTCCAACTGGAGGTGAAAATTCAGATGTTCAGATTATCACCCAATCTCCATCTCAAGAATTGGTTACGGCTCGTGTAAATTTTGATTTTCAAGGCAATGTTTCTGTATTAGACGATGATGGTACTGGTACTGAAACTTTAGCATTTATTCCTGCAGGTACATTTGTTAGAAATGCATTTTTCGAATTTAAAATAGAGCATAGGTTTGCTGATAATGAAATTCTATATTACATAGATGATTCTCTTATTTATACAGGAGAAGCATTTGGAGCAACTAATGTAGAGTCTGCTGTTTTCTTATTTGATAATTTTGAAAGTGGAGCATACTTTGATAATTTAACTTACGCAGAAAATCCACTTGCTGTTGAAGAATTTGCAGCATTAAATTTCACGCAGTTTGTAGACTCAAATAATACTCTGTATATGTCTTCTAATGAAGTGTTAGAATCTGTAGAACTATATAATGTATTAGGTAAACAAGTAAAAACTGTGAAGCTAGCTTCTCAAGAAGCACAAGTAAGTCTTGCAGATCTTTCTTCTGGAATTTACTTAGCTAAAGTAACTGTAAATGGTCAAAACAAATCTTTCAAGCTAATTAAGAAGTAA
- a CDS encoding DUF389 domain-containing protein, protein MANEPNIGSNPPLDEENKDLRKEAQGLWQQIKIFVSELLNIKNDTDRDSTIEAVKKDIPFKGHNAWILIFSIFVASIGLNVSSTAVVIGAMLISPLMGPIVGIGLSVAINDIDTLRRSLVNLGVMIFLSVITAFIYFKISPITEATPELLARTYPTILDVLVALFGGLALIVAKTKKGTIASVIFGVAIATALMPPLCTVGYGLAIGNWSYASGAMYLFSINAVFIALSTFLVSKLLGFPLVKYANQKRRKRIAFIASLIAIIVMVPSVYLFINLLRIQVFETKTNDFVTNVIKYEGTEVVKSTQDFKSKDINVYLIGQPVPSSKINSWIAELKKDEALKDANLKIHQGSDQSSDLAEQLSSSVKAGILEDLYLKNQEALQSKDARILLLEDQLSKLKGAGIPFEGLSRETKINYPNIQRFSFSNELVSTFSATDSINTTLDTIPTFSVKWVDSIPQQTIIKDQKRLRAWLYEKFDMDTIAINRIQ, encoded by the coding sequence ATGGCAAACGAACCTAATATAGGTAGCAATCCTCCTTTAGATGAGGAAAACAAAGACTTACGTAAAGAAGCACAAGGTCTTTGGCAACAAATTAAAATTTTTGTTTCAGAGCTTCTGAATATAAAAAATGATACCGATCGGGATTCGACTATTGAAGCCGTTAAGAAAGACATACCTTTTAAAGGGCATAACGCTTGGATTCTTATCTTTTCAATATTTGTAGCTTCTATCGGGCTTAACGTTAGCAGTACTGCTGTTGTTATAGGAGCAATGCTTATTTCTCCATTAATGGGACCAATTGTAGGTATTGGGTTGTCTGTTGCTATTAATGATATTGACACCTTAAGACGATCTTTAGTAAACTTAGGTGTTATGATTTTCCTAAGTGTTATTACTGCATTTATCTATTTTAAAATATCGCCTATAACCGAGGCTACTCCAGAATTATTGGCTCGAACTTACCCAACAATATTAGACGTACTTGTTGCCTTATTTGGTGGTTTGGCTCTTATTGTAGCTAAAACTAAAAAAGGAACCATTGCAAGTGTAATATTTGGTGTTGCTATTGCTACTGCTTTAATGCCACCATTATGTACTGTAGGTTATGGCTTAGCTATTGGTAATTGGAGCTATGCTAGTGGTGCTATGTATTTATTTTCTATAAATGCAGTATTTATAGCATTATCTACATTTTTAGTATCTAAGTTACTTGGTTTTCCATTAGTAAAGTATGCCAACCAAAAACGCCGTAAGCGTATAGCTTTTATTGCTTCACTAATTGCAATTATAGTTATGGTACCAAGTGTCTACTTATTTATAAACTTGCTTAGAATACAAGTCTTTGAAACTAAAACAAACGATTTTGTAACCAATGTTATTAAGTATGAAGGTACAGAAGTTGTAAAATCTACTCAAGATTTTAAATCAAAGGATATTAATGTGTACTTAATAGGACAACCAGTTCCTAGCAGTAAAATAAATAGTTGGATTGCTGAACTTAAGAAAGATGAAGCTCTTAAAGATGCTAATCTTAAAATTCATCAAGGATCAGATCAAAGTAGTGATTTGGCAGAACAACTGAGCTCTTCTGTAAAAGCTGGAATATTAGAAGATCTTTATCTTAAAAATCAAGAAGCACTTCAAAGTAAAGATGCACGTATCCTATTGTTAGAAGATCAACTTTCTAAACTAAAAGGTGCAGGAATCCCTTTTGAAGGTCTAAGTAGAGAAACAAAAATTAACTACCCTAACATTCAGCGGTTTTCATTTTCAAATGAATTGGTTAGTACATTTTCTGCTACAGACTCTATTAATACAACTCTAGATACCATTCCTACCTTTTCTGTAAAGTGGGTAGATAGTATTCCGCAACAAACTATAATAAAAGACCAAAAAAGACTTAGGGCTTGGCTCTATGAAAAATTTGATATGGATACCATAGCCATTAATCGAATTCAATAA
- a CDS encoding mannose-1-phosphate guanylyltransferase, translated as MENKNYYAVLMAGGIGSRFWPVSTTSFPKQFHDMLGTGSSLIQKTFARLSKTVPEENIFILTNSKYEDLVKEQLPNVTDRQIVLEPVMRNTAPCILLAALKIQKENPDALMLVAPSDHWIEDENAFNDNIRTAFDACQRQPILMTLGIEPTFANTGYGYINYIEDTSTPIKKVKHFTEKPNKELAKQFLADGNYLWNAGIFIWSANTIVEAFEKQMPDMHHLFFRGIDALNTERETKFLSRTYPKADNISIDFGIMENAADVRVLPATFDWNDLGTWGSLYEKLTKDFQNNAIVNAETFAPNSQGNMIHTQSNKAVVIDGLEDYIIVDRDDVLMIVPKEKEQDIKSISKSVQQKLGKNLN; from the coding sequence ATGGAAAATAAAAATTACTATGCTGTGCTAATGGCTGGTGGTATTGGATCAAGATTTTGGCCTGTAAGCACTACTAGTTTCCCAAAGCAATTTCATGATATGCTAGGCACTGGCTCTTCATTAATACAAAAAACCTTTGCAAGGCTTTCTAAAACTGTACCAGAAGAGAATATTTTTATACTCACCAACTCAAAATATGAAGACCTGGTAAAAGAGCAGTTACCTAATGTAACAGATAGACAAATAGTCCTAGAGCCTGTAATGAGAAATACGGCACCTTGTATATTATTAGCAGCTTTAAAAATTCAGAAAGAAAATCCTGATGCATTAATGCTCGTAGCTCCTAGTGATCATTGGATAGAAGATGAAAATGCTTTTAACGATAATATTCGTACGGCTTTTGATGCTTGCCAAAGACAACCTATTCTTATGACTCTTGGTATTGAGCCAACTTTTGCAAATACGGGTTATGGTTATATAAATTATATAGAAGACACTTCTACACCAATAAAGAAAGTTAAGCATTTTACCGAAAAACCTAATAAAGAGCTTGCAAAACAATTTTTAGCTGACGGCAATTACTTATGGAATGCCGGAATTTTTATTTGGAGTGCTAATACTATTGTCGAAGCTTTTGAAAAACAAATGCCAGATATGCATCATCTGTTTTTTAGAGGAATTGATGCTTTAAATACAGAACGTGAAACAAAATTCCTATCAAGAACATATCCTAAAGCAGATAACATTTCTATAGATTTTGGTATAATGGAAAATGCTGCTGATGTAAGAGTACTACCCGCTACTTTTGACTGGAATGACCTTGGTACTTGGGGATCTTTATATGAAAAGCTTACCAAAGATTTTCAGAATAATGCAATTGTAAATGCTGAAACATTTGCACCCAACAGCCAAGGAAATATGATACACACACAGTCTAACAAAGCTGTGGTAATAGATGGTTTAGAAGATTATATCATTGTAGATAGAGATGATGTTTTAATGATTGTTCCAAAGGAGAAAGAACAAGACATAAAATCTATTAGTAAATCTGTACAGCAAAAATTAGGTAAAAACTTAAATTAA
- a CDS encoding SprT-like domain-containing protein, with the protein MANVLTKYLPPMAVEPAFNLIKTYGVHLKIVNERKTRHGDYRKMPDGTLQITVNANLNPYRFLITLIHEIAHLKAFQEFGFQIKPHGKEWKRTFTLLMLPFINPNIFPQELLPYLARHFKNPKASSDTDTQLAIKLKSYDPPTDKNYIFEIPTGSIFKIYNGKVFKKGLQRVKRYECVEIATGKVYLFQPNAEVEFIKN; encoded by the coding sequence ATGGCTAATGTTTTAACTAAATATTTACCACCAATGGCTGTAGAGCCAGCGTTTAATCTTATAAAGACTTATGGCGTACACCTTAAAATTGTAAACGAACGTAAGACGCGCCACGGCGATTATAGGAAAATGCCAGATGGCACCTTACAGATTACTGTTAATGCCAACTTAAACCCATATCGGTTTTTAATTACTTTAATACATGAAATTGCTCATTTAAAAGCATTTCAGGAATTTGGATTTCAAATAAAGCCACACGGCAAAGAGTGGAAACGTACATTTACTTTGTTAATGTTACCATTTATTAATCCTAATATTTTTCCTCAAGAGCTGCTACCCTATCTCGCAAGACATTTTAAAAACCCCAAAGCAAGTAGTGATACAGATACGCAACTAGCTATTAAACTGAAGTCTTACGATCCTCCAACTGATAAAAATTATATATTTGAAATACCTACCGGAAGTATCTTCAAAATTTACAATGGTAAAGTTTTCAAAAAAGGATTACAGCGTGTAAAACGCTATGAATGTGTTGAAATAGCAACAGGAAAAGTATACCTGTTTCAACCTAATGCAGAAGTTGAATTTATTAAAAACTAA
- a CDS encoding SDR family NAD(P)-dependent oxidoreductase has protein sequence MKHIIITGASKGIGLELAKLFSIQNHKVIALSRNTSHLKSLSLDNVTCLDLDITKEEQNNILNNAIKNVFNNRVDILINNAGLLANSSFNTTSLDTFKSVYNTNVYGVVNMTQQALPYMNNKSHVVNISSMGGIQGSMKFAGLSAYSSSKGALITLTELLAEEYKETGPSFNVLALGAVQTEMLEQAFPGFQAPVTAEEMAEYIANFALTGQQFYNGKILQVSSTTP, from the coding sequence ATGAAACACATAATAATTACTGGCGCAAGTAAAGGTATTGGCTTAGAGTTGGCAAAACTATTTTCCATACAAAATCACAAGGTTATTGCGCTATCTAGAAACACATCTCACCTTAAGTCTTTATCCCTAGATAATGTTACTTGTTTAGATCTTGATATTACAAAAGAAGAGCAAAACAACATTCTTAACAATGCTATAAAAAATGTGTTTAATAATCGTGTAGACATATTAATAAACAATGCAGGCCTGTTAGCAAATTCATCTTTCAACACTACTTCTTTAGATACCTTTAAAAGTGTTTACAATACTAATGTTTATGGAGTTGTAAATATGACCCAACAAGCACTACCTTATATGAACAACAAAAGCCATGTTGTTAATATAAGTAGTATGGGCGGCATACAAGGAAGTATGAAATTCGCAGGATTATCTGCCTATAGTTCTAGCAAGGGTGCACTCATTACATTAACAGAGCTTTTAGCAGAAGAGTATAAGGAAACAGGACCGTCGTTTAATGTATTGGCTTTAGGTGCTGTTCAAACCGAAATGTTAGAGCAAGCTTTTCCTGGTTTTCAAGCTCCAGTAACTGCAGAAGAAATGGCAGAATATATTGCTAATTTTGCTTTAACTGGACAACAGTTTTATAATGGAAAAATATTACAGGTTTCAAGCACCACACCTTAA
- a CDS encoding pyruvate dehydrogenase complex dihydrolipoamide acetyltransferase, which yields MAEVINMPRLSDTMEEGVVAKWLKQKGDKVEEGDILAEIETDKATMEFESFYEGVLLHIGVEEGETAPVDQLLAIIGEEGEDISDLLNGSSASGSKSDKEDKKSSESDNEESNDEEKTDEKEESSSDDSGIPEGVEIITMPRLSDTMEEGTVATWLKQEGDTIEEGDILAEIETDKATMEFESFYSGTLLKIGVAEGETAKVDKLLAIIGPEGTDVSGISGDSPKASKAETKSSKEEKDAKADTDKEETSSKSSTTSDGKRIFVSPLAKKMAEEKGIDLSEVNGSGDNGRIVKKDIENFKPSATSKKDTAQAKESQTNEAPTIQPYVPAGEESFEETKNSQMRKTIAKRLGESKFSAPHYYLTVEINMEHAMSSRSQINQMPDVKVSYNDMVIKAAAMALRKHPQVNSQWDGDKTKVANHIHMGVAVAVDEGLLVPVLKFADQMSLTQIGGNVKSLAGKARNKKITPDEMSGSTFTVSNLGMFGITEFTSIINQPNSSILSIGAIVEKPVVKNGEIVVGHTMKVTMANDHRTVDGATGAQFLQTFKTYMENPVTMLA from the coding sequence ATGGCCGAAGTAATAAATATGCCAAGATTAAGTGACACCATGGAAGAAGGTGTTGTTGCTAAATGGCTAAAGCAAAAAGGAGACAAAGTTGAAGAAGGTGATATTCTTGCTGAAATAGAGACAGATAAAGCTACTATGGAGTTTGAGTCTTTTTATGAAGGCGTATTACTTCATATAGGTGTTGAAGAAGGCGAAACTGCTCCTGTAGACCAACTCTTGGCAATTATCGGTGAAGAAGGTGAAGATATTTCAGACCTACTAAATGGTTCTAGTGCTTCAGGTTCTAAAAGCGACAAAGAAGATAAAAAATCTTCTGAAAGCGATAATGAAGAATCAAATGATGAGGAGAAAACTGACGAGAAAGAAGAGTCTTCTTCAGACGATTCAGGCATACCAGAAGGTGTAGAAATAATCACAATGCCTCGCCTTTCTGATACTATGGAAGAAGGTACTGTTGCAACTTGGTTGAAACAAGAAGGCGATACTATTGAAGAAGGTGATATCCTTGCAGAAATAGAAACCGATAAAGCTACAATGGAGTTTGAATCTTTTTACTCTGGTACCCTTTTAAAAATTGGCGTAGCAGAAGGTGAAACTGCAAAAGTAGATAAGTTATTAGCTATCATAGGACCTGAAGGAACAGATGTATCTGGAATTTCTGGAGACAGCCCTAAAGCTTCTAAAGCAGAAACAAAATCTTCTAAAGAAGAAAAAGACGCAAAGGCTGATACCGACAAAGAAGAAACTTCATCTAAAAGCAGTACAACTTCAGACGGAAAACGAATTTTTGTATCTCCTTTAGCTAAGAAAATGGCAGAAGAAAAAGGAATAGATTTATCTGAAGTAAATGGTAGTGGAGATAATGGCCGTATTGTAAAGAAAGATATAGAGAACTTTAAACCTTCAGCAACATCTAAAAAAGACACTGCTCAAGCTAAAGAGTCTCAAACTAATGAGGCACCAACAATACAACCTTATGTACCTGCTGGTGAGGAGTCTTTTGAGGAAACTAAGAATTCTCAAATGCGTAAGACAATTGCAAAACGCTTAGGCGAATCTAAATTCTCGGCACCACATTACTACTTAACTGTAGAGATAAATATGGAGCACGCAATGTCTTCTAGATCTCAAATTAATCAAATGCCAGATGTAAAAGTATCTTATAACGATATGGTTATAAAAGCTGCTGCTATGGCGTTACGCAAACATCCACAAGTTAATTCTCAATGGGATGGCGACAAAACAAAAGTAGCTAACCACATACATATGGGCGTTGCTGTTGCTGTAGATGAAGGCCTATTGGTGCCTGTACTTAAATTTGCAGACCAAATGTCTCTAACCCAAATTGGTGGTAATGTAAAATCTTTAGCTGGCAAAGCTAGAAACAAGAAAATCACTCCAGATGAGATGTCTGGCAGCACTTTTACAGTGTCTAACTTAGGAATGTTTGGTATTACAGAATTTACTAGTATTATTAATCAGCCTAATTCTTCTATTCTATCTATAGGTGCAATCGTTGAAAAGCCTGTAGTTAAGAACGGTGAGATTGTTGTTGGACATACTATGAAAGTTACTATGGCAAATGATCATAGAACTGTGGATGGTGCAACAGGAGCACAATTCTTACAAACCTTTAAAACTTATATGGAGAACCCAGTTACAATGCTGGCCTAA
- the pdhA gene encoding pyruvate dehydrogenase (acetyl-transferring) E1 component subunit alpha, with the protein MKKITKATYLKWYEDMLFWRKFEDKLAQVYIQQKVRGFLHLYNGQEAILAGTLHAMDTDKDRLITAYRNHVQPIGMGVDPKRVMAELYGKGTGTSQGLGGSMHIFSKEHRFYGGHGIVGGQIPLGAGLAFADQYHDRDNVTITYFGDGAARQGSLHETFNLAMLWNLPVVFCVENNGYAMGTSVARTANHTDIWKLGLGYEMPCGPVDAMNPVKVAEAMSEAIERARTGGGPTFLELKTYRYRGHSMSDAQKYRTKDEVAEYQKIDPITQVKEIILDKKYATEDEVKEIDQRVKDLVKECEEFAENSDFPEKNVMYDVVYEQEDYPFLSHKPV; encoded by the coding sequence ATGAAGAAAATCACAAAAGCTACCTACCTAAAGTGGTATGAAGACATGCTATTTTGGAGAAAGTTTGAAGACAAATTAGCACAAGTATATATACAACAAAAAGTTAGAGGGTTTTTACACCTTTACAACGGTCAAGAAGCTATCCTTGCAGGTACATTGCATGCTATGGATACAGATAAGGATCGTTTAATAACCGCTTACAGAAACCACGTACAACCAATTGGTATGGGTGTAGACCCTAAACGTGTAATGGCAGAATTATATGGTAAAGGCACAGGTACCTCACAAGGTCTTGGTGGGTCTATGCATATTTTCTCTAAAGAACACCGTTTTTATGGTGGTCACGGTATTGTTGGTGGTCAAATTCCTCTAGGTGCAGGTTTAGCATTTGCAGACCAGTATCATGATAGAGACAATGTTACCATCACATATTTTGGAGATGGTGCTGCAAGACAAGGTTCACTTCATGAAACCTTTAACTTGGCTATGCTATGGAATTTACCTGTAGTATTTTGTGTTGAAAACAATGGATACGCCATGGGAACATCTGTTGCAAGAACAGCAAACCATACAGATATCTGGAAACTTGGTTTAGGATATGAAATGCCTTGCGGACCAGTAGATGCTATGAACCCTGTTAAGGTTGCAGAAGCAATGTCTGAAGCAATTGAGCGTGCAAGAACTGGTGGTGGCCCAACTTTCTTAGAGTTAAAAACATACAGATATAGAGGACACTCAATGAGTGATGCTCAAAAATATAGAACTAAAGACGAAGTAGCAGAATACCAAAAGATAGATCCTATAACGCAAGTAAAAGAGATTATCTTAGATAAAAAATATGCTACAGAAGATGAAGTTAAAGAAATAGATCAGAGAGTTAAAGATCTTGTTAAGGAATGTGAAGAGTTTGCAGAAAACTCAGACTTCCCAGAAAAGAACGTGATGTATGACGTTGTTTACGAGCAAGAAGACTATCCATTTTTATCACATAAACCAGTTTAA
- the cdd gene encoding cytidine deaminase has protein sequence MKEVNITATLHVYDNLEECPEDIQGLMHKAFEARDKAYAPYSKFLVGAALILEDGTIVTGNNQENAAYPSGLCAERTAIFYAGSQYPDKKITRMALSASSSNHTVMTPIPPCGACRQSISEYEIKQETPIEIYFMGQTGKVVKVSSLSDLLPLAFDKSYL, from the coding sequence ATGAAAGAAGTTAACATTACCGCTACCCTACACGTTTACGATAATTTAGAAGAGTGTCCAGAAGATATTCAAGGACTAATGCATAAAGCTTTTGAAGCTCGAGATAAAGCTTATGCACCCTATTCAAAATTTTTAGTTGGAGCAGCACTCATATTAGAAGATGGTACAATTGTAACTGGGAACAATCAAGAAAATGCAGCTTACCCTTCAGGTTTATGTGCAGAACGCACTGCTATATTTTATGCTGGCTCACAATATCCTGACAAAAAAATAACGAGAATGGCATTATCTGCATCTTCATCAAACCATACGGTAATGACTCCTATTCCACCTTGTGGCGCGTGCAGACAATCTATATCCGAATACGAGATAAAACAAGAAACACCTATAGAAATTTACTTTATGGGACAAACAGGAAAAGTTGTAAAAGTTAGCTCATTATCAGACTTATTACCATTAGCTTTTGATAAGTCTTATTTATAG